A single window of Plasmodium malariae genome assembly, chromosome: 8 DNA harbors:
- the PmUG01_08036100 gene encoding protein phosphatase inhibitor 2, putative: MKKKIDKSVTKKTISWDEVTINEQDKERGSRMKILEPNTPFNFILMDSASEDEASKYGDSKGGNVEGQSDIADDLINKLNQLVERQDSKGSSNIDFKEKRKKHYNEYKMLQKKSGTFDEIDEEYKLDDNDSNYDNSNVQESEE; this comes from the exons atgaaaaaaaaaattgataaatcagtcac aaaaaaaactatatcaTGGGATGAAGTGACGATAAATGAACAAGACAAAGAAAGAGGTTCAAGGATGAAAATTTTAGAACCAAATACCCcattcaattttattttaatg GACAGCGCTTCTGAAGATGAAGCCTCGAAATATGGAGACTCAAAAGGGGGAAATGTTGAAGGGcag AGTGACATTGCTGAcgatttaataaataagctAAACCAATTGGTAGAAAGACAAGATAGTAAAGGTTCATCTAATATTGATTTCAAGGAGAAGAGGAAAAAGCATTACAACGAATATAAGATGTTACAAAA AAAATCAGGAACCTTTGACGAAATTGATGAAGAATACAAGTTAGATGATAACGACTCGAATTATGATAACAGCAACGTTCAAGAATCCGAAGAGTAA
- the PmUG01_08036200 gene encoding conserved Plasmodium protein, unknown function: MAKKELVDAGCFISQMNELLLIDPLYINDAITNYFNNSINDKKALLPKESLNGIYFRNAKAGLWSSFAIRENNKCSYISPEMYKSMKDSGIDRNDENETVLSFICFNNTEFMHEYLTVEKINELKWEILGSNSNHITINMNKEQNKYSKDDKNASKKQLDKEEIVSLENYFSNMLTVESGQVGLFCIESIKHCADMLLQKFGNNDINNEEQLDNLFKQNMNDLYPWYNKICNLTLSSSIAIIDFIDMPIGSVCMSSADCVVNYLCEVVRDEVTDEVWAIRVNFLNPLK, encoded by the coding sequence ATGGCAAAGAAAGAACTAGTGGACGCTGGCTGCTTTATTTCACAGATGAACGagttattattaatagaccccttatatataaatgacgCCATAACTaactattttaataattctataaatgataaaaaggCATTATTGCCAAAAGAGTCTTTGAATGGTATTTATTTCCGAAATGCAAAGGCAGGTTTATGGTCATCCTTTGCAATTCGAgagaataataaatgttcTTATATTTCACCAGAAATGTATAAAAGTATGAAAGACTCAGGCATAGATagaaatgatgaaaatgaaacggtgttatcatttatttgttttaacaATACGGAATTTATGCACGAATATTTAACcgttgaaaaaattaatgagtTAAAATGGGAAATTTTAGGATCAAACAGTAATCACAtaacaataaatatgaataaggaacaaaataaatattcaaaggaTGATAAAAATGCTAGTAAGAAACAATTGGACAAAGAAGAAATAGTTTctttagaaaattatttttcaaatatgttAACAGTTGAGAGTGGGCAAGTTGGCTTGTTTTGTATCGAGTCCATAAAACATTGTGCAGATATGCTTCTTCAAAAATTTggaaataatgatattaataatgaGGAACAACTAGATAACCTCTTCAAACAGAATATGAACGACCTATATCCTtggtataataaaatttgtaatttaaCTTTATCATCATCTATTGCTATAATAGATTTTATTGATATGCCTATTGGAAGTGTTTGCATGTCTAGTGCAGATTGTGtagtaaattatttatgtgaAGTTGTAAGGGATGAAGTAACGGATGAAGTGTGGGCAATAAGGGTTAACTTTTTAAATCCCTTAAAATAA
- the PmUG01_08036300 gene encoding conserved Plasmodium protein, unknown function, translating to MIISQRKKDLEIGTFEKEIHEELERVYKSEKFYKYANEENFEKFAYEGKEDITDYKIFYDSITTQSKDRKNNSGIIYNSINSIRSFKNFIGKEIPIQKEPHYNIIPANVKIKLISVKRHGSYAHGTYCTYCALSTYHTNCTYCIHCNSYNCGKGVVARIDEIRNTLSCIKNSLHAKKKLKKKKENVHTMVDIDSINLLSNLDRVRNKLGKIIKFVEVSDENFCDNMRYYKYIYNCFTKSGEMNIFDIIRMMKKNEKSTELLTNKMIVINYNSVLSLRKTNMYKNFKDIVYKADMYESLFYKKCFNKNENVASILLSFFLFLNLCLNENMYKRIMNYIYLLNFELKKCVEYLESRKKDIRTLHILFTYVKSLTLGINYNDISLFIENIFRINLNENNEKLLKIYKKLLNNEISISIISKEANKINSTIQMMNHNLGKSAKVIKSVLHSTTYKL from the coding sequence atgattataagccaaagaaaaaaagaccTTGAAATTGGTACATTCGAGAAAGAAATACATGAAGAATTGGAAAGGGTATACAAGAGTGAAAAGTTTTACAAATACGctaatgaagaaaattttgaaaagttTGCATATGAAGGTAAAGAAGACATAACcgattataaaatattttacgaTAGTATCACTACTCAGTCAAAGGACAGAAAAAATAACTCAGgtatcatatataatagtattaatTCAATAAGGtcctttaaaaattttataggaAAGGAAATACCTATTCAAAAGGAACCTCATTACAATATCATTCCCgcaaatgtaaaaattaaactgATATCAGTAAAGAGGCATGGCAGTTATGCCCATGGTACATATTGTACATATTGTGCATTAAGTACATATCATACGAACTGCACGTACTGCATCCATTGCAACAGTTACAACTGCGGCAAGGGCGTTGTTGCAAGAATAGATGAGATAAGGAATACACTTAGTTGTATAAAGAATAGCCTTCACgctaagaaaaaattaaaaaaaaagaaggaaaatgTACATACCATGGTAGACATAGATAGCATTAATTTGCTTTCTAACTTGGATCGTGTACGTAATAAACttggtaaaataataaaatttgtagAAGTGTCGGATGAAAATTTTTGTGATAACATGagatattacaaatatatttataactgCTTTACAAAATCGGGagaaatgaatatttttgatataatacgaatgatgaaaaagaatgaaaagagtacagaattattaacaaacaaaatgatagttataaattataacagTGTACTATCACTTCGAAAAACAAACatgtacaaaaattttaaagatattGTTTATAAGGCTGATATGTATGAATCGTTGTTCtacaaaaaatgttttaacaaaaatgaaaacgtTGCAAGCATTTTgttgtccttttttttatttttaaatttatgtttaaatgaaaatatgtataaaagaataatgaattatatttacttattaaattttgaattaaaaaaatgcgTAGAATATTTAGAAAGTAGAAAGAAGGATATAAGAACGTTGCACATATTATTTACGTACGTGAAGTCATTAACACTTGGAATTAATTACAATGacatatcattatttattgaaaatatcTTTCgcattaatttaaatgaaaataatgagaagttattaaaaatttacaaaaaattattaaataacgAAATTAGCATAAGTATAATATCAAAAGAggcaaataaaataaacagtACAATTCAAATGATGAATCACAATTTGGGGAAAAGTgcaaaagtaataaaatcaGTACTACACAGCACAACATAtaagctttaa